One segment of Agromyces albus DNA contains the following:
- the ilvN gene encoding acetolactate synthase small subunit: MSTHVLSLLVEDKPGLLTRVAGLFARRGFNIESLAVGHSEIDGLSRITVVVDVEDLPLEQVTKQLNKLINVIKIVELDPAQSVHREHLLIKVRVDNATRSQVLEAVNLFRARVVDVSSDALVIEVTGDSGKTTAFLKVLEPYGIKEIAQSGLLAIGRGGKSITERVFKN, from the coding sequence ATGTCGACGCACGTTCTCTCACTCCTCGTGGAAGACAAGCCGGGTCTGCTCACCCGCGTCGCGGGGCTCTTCGCCCGCCGCGGCTTCAACATCGAGAGCCTCGCGGTCGGCCACTCCGAGATCGACGGGCTGTCTCGCATCACGGTCGTCGTCGACGTGGAAGACCTGCCGCTCGAGCAGGTGACGAAGCAGCTCAACAAGCTCATCAACGTCATCAAGATCGTCGAGCTCGACCCTGCGCAGTCCGTGCATCGAGAGCACCTGCTCATCAAGGTGCGCGTCGACAACGCGACCCGCTCGCAAGTGCTCGAGGCGGTGAACCTCTTCCGTGCCCGCGTCGTCGATGTCTCGAGTGATGCGCTCGTGATCGAGGTCACGGGGGACTCCGGCAAGACCACCGCGTTCCTCAAGGTGCTCGAGCCCTACGGCATCAAGGAGATCGCGCAGTCAGGACTCCTCGCGATCGGTCGCGGTGGCAAGTCCATCACCGAGCGCGTCTTCAAGAATTGA